The Primulina eburnea isolate SZY01 chromosome 8, ASM2296580v1, whole genome shotgun sequence genome contains a region encoding:
- the LOC140839947 gene encoding histone acetyltransferase TAP1-like — protein MPARAAFVLPALIKLYPPLVSLDCRSHPPNFPSPQHFVLGTGSRNQKISGLKVRFWESIRSGILKNNTTQVIAPPSTTEEEENALPEEFVLVERTQPAGIVEHIIFSSGGSVDLYDLQALCDKVGWPRRPLSKLAAALRNSYMVATLHSVSKSAGEEGNGQKKLIGMARATSDHAFNATIWDVLVDPSYQGQGLGKALIEKLVRSLLQRDIGNISLFADSQVVEFYRNLGFEPDPDGIKGMFWHPKY, from the exons ATGCCAGCCCGCGCCGCCTTCGTGTTACCCGCTTTAATCAAGCT TTACCCTCCACTTGTTTCTCTCGATTGCCGCTCTCACCCGCCAAATTTTCCGTCTCCTCAGCATTTCGTGCTGGGGACAG GTAGCAGGAACCAAAAGATTTCTGGACTTAAGGTTCGCTTTTGGGAGTCCATAAGATCAGG GATTTTGAAGAACAATACGACACAAGTTATAGCACCGCCTTCCACAACCGAAGAAGAGGAAAATGCCTTACCTGAAGAATTTGTTCTTGTTGAGAGAACCCAACCTGCTGGAATAGTCGaacatatcatattttcatccgGTGGCAGTGTCGATTTGTATGATCTTCAAGCTTTGTGTGATAAG GTTGGTTGGCCTCGAAGGCCTCTGTCAAAGCTTGCTGCAGCTCTGAGAAATAGCTATATGGTTGCTACGTTGCATTCTGTGAGCAAATCAGCAGGCGAAG AGGGAAACGGACAAAAGAAGTTGATTGGGATGGCCCGTGCTACTTCTGACCATGCTTTTAATGCTACAATTTGGGATGTTCTTGTTGATCCTTCATATCAG GGCCAAGGACTTGGGAAAGCCCTTATCGAGAAGCTTGTAAGGTCACTATTGCAACGGGACATCGGAAATATTTCACTTTTTGCCGATAGTCAAG TCGTGGAGTTCTATCGGAACCTGGGTTTCGAACCTGACCCCGACGGTATTAAAGGCATGTTCTGGCACCCGAAGTATTAG
- the LOC140838028 gene encoding uncharacterized protein produces MAYRRRHGVGRSSTYVLPSDDRDEAALYTASSSLAAQALKASAAHSDSSRFKDHPKGAGPAYDYTSMGSSSEDGSLWGVLARKAKSILEDENVHHSKYHGDSVTWPEMLNSSRIGQAEMSTRLDNPTLRKRLDALASSMNRIGDSIGNALEEGRTIVENKTADLIQETRKLQLRKKGMNLEELSFESGAPVSWKQLTESPNQTSQEDQLKASRDVAMATAAKAKLLLRELKTVKADLAFSKERCSQLEEENKILREAREKGVNPADDDMIRLQLETLLAEKARLARENSVYARENRFLREIVEYHQLTMQDVLYLDEGNEELTEVISPIPMVYRTTLSISPPSPMSPPSPSEISSQKGSYASSPTS; encoded by the exons ATGGCGTATAGAAGAAGACATGGTGTGGGAAGATCATCCACCTACGTGCTGCCGTCGGACGACAGAGATGAGGCGGCGTTGTACACAGCGTCGTCTTCGCTGGCGGCTCAGGCCTTAAAGGCATCCGCCGCGCATTCTGACTCCTCTCGTTTCAAGGACCACCCCAAG GGAGCAGGTCCTGCATATGATTACACGTCAATGGGGAGTTCGAGCGAAGACGGGAGCCTTTGGGGTGTTCTAGCTAGGAAAGCTAAGTCAATTCTTGAGGATGAAAATGTCCATCATTCCAAATATCATGGTGATAGCGTAACATGGCCAGAAATGTTGAATTCCTCAAGGATTGGGCAG GCTGAAATGTCTACAAGGCTGGACAATCCTACTCTGCGTAAGAGACTGGATGCACTTGCATCTTCGATGAACCGCATTGGTGACTCCATTGGGAATGCTTTGGAG GAAGGGCGAACAATTGTTGAAAACAAGACAGCAGATTTAATCCAAGAAACTCGCAAACTACAGCTAAGAAAAAAAGGAATGAACTTGGAGGAACTCAGCTTTGAATCAGGTGCACCTGTTTCATGGAAGCAACTAACGGAATCGCCAAATCAAACCAGCCAGGAAGATCAGCTCAAGGCATCTCGCGAC GTGGCAATGGCAACAGCTGCCAAAGCAAAACTACTTTTGCGAGAGCTGAAAACTGTCAAAGCAGACCTGGCTTTCTCAAAGGAGCGGTGCTCTCAGCTAGAAGAAGAGAATAAAATCCTTAGAGAGGCTCGTGAGAAAGGAGTTAATCCTGCCGATGATGATATG ATACGCCTTCAGCTGGAGACATTATTGGCAGAGAAGGCCCGACTGGCTCGAGAAAACTCCGTGTACGCTCGCGAGAACCGCTTCTTGAGGGAGATTGTGGAGTACCACCAACTCACAATGCAGGACGTTTTGTACCTGGATGAGGGAAATGAAGAACTTACAGAGGTGATTTCTCCCATTCCTATGGTGTATAGGACAACACTCTCTATATCTCCACCATCGCCAATGTCTCCACCCTCGCCTTCCGAGATTTCCAGTCAGAAAGGAAGCTATGCAAGCTCCCCCACCTCATAG